In Setaria italica strain Yugu1 chromosome I, Setaria_italica_v2.0, whole genome shotgun sequence, the genomic window GAACGCGGTGTTCTTggtgcccgccggccgccgctacAAGGTCGGCGCCAGCACCTTCATGGGGCCGTGCAAGCCCAAGATGATCATCCAGGTGATACATGAGGCAATGAACATTGAACAATAATGGTTCATTTCAGAAGGTCCAGTGAGATCAGTTGCAGTGACTCGATCGTTGGCGTGCAGATCCAGGGCACGATCGTGGCGCCGGAGGAGCCGTCGGAGTGGGACCCCCGGAGCCCCCGGCTGTGGCTCCTCTTCTcggggctcgccggcgcccgcatCCAGGGCGGCGGCGTCATCGACGGCTCCGGCTCCAAGTGGTGGGCCAACTCCTGCAAGATCAACAAGTCCAACGTACGTTGTTCCTCACCGTTCCAAATCATACATTCAGAGAGCCAGATCGATCGAGTTCTTCCATTGCTGCTTCTTCATGTCACTGATCGAGTACTCGTGCATTATTGCAGCCGTGCAAGGCTGCTCCGACGGCCGTGACGATCGACTCGTGCCGCGGCGTGCGCGTGAAGGGGCTCCGCGTGCAGAACGCGCAGCAGATGCACCTGACGGTGTACCGGTCCCGTAGCGTGCGCGTCACCGGCGTCCGCATCGACGCCCCCGAGGACAGCCCCAACACCGACGGCATCCACGTCGCCGAGTCCACCGCCGTCACCATCCAGAACTGCCGCATCGGCACCGGCGACGACTGCATCTCCATCGTCAACGCCAGCTTCAACATCCGCATGAAGAACATCGACTGCGGCCCCGGTCACGGCATCAGGTCAGTCGAACTCGAAGTCTTCATGTTCTTGTTCATGGCTGCCTCTGCCTGTCTTTAGCTGTGACTGATGCTTGGCCATGGCGACTCCGGCGGCGTTCGCAGCATCGGGAGCCTGGGGAAGGGTGGCACGTTCGCGGCAGTGGAGAACGTGGCGCTGGACACGGCACGGATCAGCCGGGCGCAGAACGGCGTGCGGATCAAGACGTGGCAGGGCGGCGCCGGCTACGTCCGCGGCGTGCGCTTCTCCAACGTGGTCGTCGACGACGTCGACCACCCCATCGTCATCGACCAGTTCTACTGCGACGCCGCCGGGGGCGCCCCCTGCCGGAGCAgcaccgcctccgccgtggCGGTCTCCGGCGTCGCGTACCGCAACATCAGCGGCACGTCGCGGCGCGCCGACGCGATCAGGTTCGCCTGCAGCGACGCCGTGCCATGCACCGGCATCGTGCTCAGCGACATCGACCTGCGCCGCAgcgatgacgacggcggcggggaggtgcaGACCGTCTGCAACTGCGCCGTCGGATTCGACTACGGCTGCGTCCGCCCCGCCGTCGACTGCCTCCGCAGCAGCACCTGCGGTGGCGCGCCCGACGACCACCCTGACCACGACGACGACAAGGAGAAGGAAGCGGCCGAGACGACGCCGGCGCCCATTCTCCATACCGAGCTGTGACGAGCAGCTCGAATGTGCTCGTTGATCATGGCTCATTAGATCTCATTCTTCGATGCTAATGCTTGCTGTAATGCTGTTGCTGAGATCAACGTACTTAGCAGTCACTTTTGACACCAAAAAGTTTGTTACTACTAATTAGTGGAAGTAACCTTGCATGCCGTAACTTTCATTCTTGTTTTACCGCGTGGTGTACAAATCTAAAATCTTACAGCAAAGCACACACTCTCCGGTGCTTGATTTTACCGCGGCAGCAGGCCGTCGGATCCCCCTTTCCACCCACCGGCAAAGATTGGCGACAGTCAGCCCAGCAAGGGAACGATTAGGCGTCCCGGCCCAGTTGACCCAGATCAGCCCAGAACATGTTGTGGCCTACCAGTCTCCGGCCCGTCGTCTCGACAACGTGCCCGCTGCGGTGGGCCCGGACCGAACGGACGGCGCTGATCTCCCCACCGACGTGGGCGATCGGACGGTCACGAGCGACCTACGCCTACCTCCAATAGTTTTTTCTGTGGCAGTGGGCACGTGCTCCGAAACGTTTCGGCGGCCTATCCCCgtgtagccgccgccgcctcggcgacgtgcggcttcttcctcccttcccCTTCCACTCCCCGCGACGTCACCAACCCacctccactccaccaccaccagccgcctctcctcctctctgACCCACCAGCCCAC contains:
- the LOC101785547 gene encoding probable polygalacturonase At1g80170, whose translation is MGAGRRGGTRATTLLLVLQVLFVAVARAAVGGGGGEDAGESFLRLWSDGGEEADGQQEDVFKWDGEEDDDDDEEEGRIMMWGKGTGRPPTCRNVVNVDSFGAAGDGDADDTEAFSNAWKTACSLENAVFLVPAGRRYKVGASTFMGPCKPKMIIQIQGTIVAPEEPSEWDPRSPRLWLLFSGLAGARIQGGGVIDGSGSKWWANSCKINKSNPCKAAPTAVTIDSCRGVRVKGLRVQNAQQMHLTVYRSRSVRVTGVRIDAPEDSPNTDGIHVAESTAVTIQNCRIGTGDDCISIVNASFNIRMKNIDCGPGHGISIGSLGKGGTFAAVENVALDTARISRAQNGVRIKTWQGGAGYVRGVRFSNVVVDDVDHPIVIDQFYCDAAGGAPCRSSTASAVAVSGVAYRNISGTSRRADAIRFACSDAVPCTGIVLSDIDLRRSDDDGGGEVQTVCNCAVGFDYGCVRPAVDCLRSSTCGGAPDDHPDHDDDKEKEAAETTPAPILHTEL